From Streptomyces griseorubiginosus, one genomic window encodes:
- a CDS encoding type I polyketide synthase: protein MRAVDAGAVRRLVVERLAEWTGTPVTEVPMDRPPADLGMASRDAVVLAGELSRLTGRELPATLLWEAPTGEALVAHLCRTAAGPEPGPVPAAAAPSAFGEPVAVIGLGCRLPGGVHGPEDYWRLLTDGVDAIRRVPEDRWRDFTAFPPEDALPYGGYLDDIAGFDADFFRITPREAAVMDPQQRILLEVVHETLAHAAVPAASLAGTATGVFVGVSAPEYGALTGADPAAVDPWAPAGGALSVTAGRLAYVLDTRGPSMAVDTACSSSLVAVHHACVSLRTGESDTAIAAGVNLLLSPTVTVAFRRAGALAPDGRCKPFSPHADGIGRGEGCAAVLLKRLSDAERDGDRVLAVIRATAVNSDGRSNGLLAPNPAAQQALLATACTRAGLSPAHIDYVEAHGTGTPLGDPIEAGALGAVLGAGRDPDQPLLLGSVKSNLGHLESAAGIAGLVKTVLALHHDVIPPSLHCSGGSALEDERLRVVSEGEPWTRYGGTATAGVSGFGFGGTNAHAVLEEWRPGVLPSRPGEEPGARLHVLSDVDEERLRDTAARLADWLRTASEHPADVARTLAGRAGRGSVRAAVVARDRAELADGLDALARGHRSGASMHGRVVTGDRDLVGRGPVWVFSGYGSQWAGMGRRLLAEEPAFAAAVEKLDAECGLSLYERLSSGCALDRLEVAQPVLFGLQVALAEVWRSYGVEPAAVIGHSLGEVAAAVCAGALDVSEGARIVAVRARLLSGLRGGAMAVVDLEDGELDALARDFPDVHVAVHSSPGQKVVTGAEPAVARLVRWLEGQGRAARSMRVVGAGHSPQVEPLLAELTESLADLGGRAPQVPVYSTVLDDPRGDSVFDAAHWAANLRRPVRLDRAVAAAAADGHSVFVEISPHPVLTRAVTDTTPGALAIGTLRRDGDGCADFLTQLGSLYCAGGRLPLPAGRVVDLPAPRWKHVRYWWTDGRGAVPANAPAAPAQVRARKPDAAQDTSVAGRLCHHISTVTGHPADRVTPATALADLGLDSLMAVRIRTALEREFAVELPLRDLLGATTVQELADRLRPAVPAVVRPLRATGDRPPVFLVHAAGGTSEVYRALAERLGNERPVYGLERIEDARTVTEKARRYAEAVTAVHPDGPCLLGGWSFGGFVAQETARQLAAAGREVELVALIDSVRPLPRPDRTPGDRVRAHFEGFARHVSEVYGVRLELPYDELLAMDDDGERIDTVLGILRARAEVPAAALEHQRSSYLDLRIGEAHRPGLHEGPVVLYRATEPAPHTVRDPAYERDDQALGWDEVCPDLTVVPVAGHHLSLLDPPHVDEIAAHLGRELAARTR, encoded by the coding sequence GTGAGAGCCGTGGACGCGGGCGCGGTGCGCCGGCTGGTGGTGGAGCGGCTGGCCGAGTGGACCGGCACACCGGTCACCGAGGTGCCGATGGACCGGCCGCCGGCGGATCTCGGGATGGCCTCGCGGGACGCGGTCGTGCTGGCCGGGGAGCTGTCCCGGCTGACCGGGCGGGAGCTGCCGGCGACACTGCTGTGGGAGGCGCCCACCGGGGAGGCACTGGTGGCGCACCTGTGCCGGACGGCCGCTGGGCCCGAACCGGGTCCGGTCCCCGCGGCGGCGGCACCTTCGGCCTTCGGGGAGCCCGTCGCCGTCATCGGCCTCGGCTGCCGTCTGCCCGGCGGGGTTCACGGCCCGGAGGACTACTGGCGGCTGCTGACCGACGGGGTCGACGCGATCCGGCGGGTGCCCGAGGACAGGTGGCGCGACTTCACCGCCTTCCCGCCCGAGGACGCGCTTCCCTACGGCGGCTACCTCGACGACATCGCCGGGTTCGACGCGGACTTCTTCCGGATCACCCCGCGCGAGGCCGCCGTGATGGACCCGCAGCAGCGGATCCTCCTGGAGGTCGTGCACGAGACGCTCGCCCATGCCGCCGTCCCGGCCGCCTCCCTCGCCGGCACCGCCACCGGGGTCTTCGTCGGGGTCTCGGCGCCGGAGTACGGCGCGCTCACCGGCGCCGACCCCGCGGCCGTCGACCCCTGGGCGCCGGCGGGCGGCGCGCTGAGCGTGACCGCGGGCCGGCTGGCGTACGTGCTGGACACGCGGGGGCCGAGCATGGCCGTCGACACCGCGTGCTCGTCCTCACTGGTCGCCGTGCACCATGCCTGCGTGAGCCTGCGCACGGGCGAGAGCGACACGGCGATCGCGGCGGGCGTCAACCTGCTGCTCTCCCCCACCGTCACCGTGGCGTTCCGGCGCGCGGGTGCCCTCGCGCCGGACGGGCGGTGCAAGCCGTTCTCGCCGCACGCCGACGGCATCGGACGCGGTGAGGGCTGTGCGGCCGTGCTGCTGAAGCGGCTGTCCGACGCCGAGCGCGACGGCGACCGCGTCCTCGCCGTCATCCGCGCCACCGCCGTCAACTCCGACGGCCGCTCCAACGGCCTCCTGGCCCCCAACCCGGCCGCCCAGCAAGCCCTGTTGGCGACCGCCTGCACAAGGGCGGGGCTGTCCCCGGCGCACATCGACTACGTCGAGGCGCACGGCACCGGCACGCCGCTCGGCGACCCGATCGAGGCGGGCGCCCTGGGTGCCGTGCTGGGTGCGGGCCGCGACCCCGACCAACCGCTGCTGCTGGGCTCCGTGAAGTCGAATCTCGGGCACCTGGAGTCCGCCGCGGGCATCGCCGGGCTGGTCAAGACGGTCCTCGCCCTGCACCATGACGTCATCCCGCCGTCCCTGCACTGCTCCGGGGGCAGCGCCCTGGAGGACGAGCGGCTGCGGGTGGTGTCGGAGGGCGAGCCCTGGACGCGCTACGGCGGTACGGCCACCGCCGGGGTCTCCGGGTTCGGTTTCGGCGGCACCAACGCCCATGCAGTGCTGGAGGAATGGCGGCCCGGAGTCCTGCCCTCGCGTCCGGGGGAGGAACCCGGGGCCCGGCTCCACGTCCTGTCCGACGTGGACGAGGAGCGGTTGCGGGACACCGCGGCCCGGCTCGCCGACTGGCTCCGCACCGCCTCCGAGCACCCCGCCGACGTGGCCCGCACACTGGCGGGCCGTGCGGGACGCGGGAGCGTACGGGCGGCGGTGGTCGCCCGGGACCGCGCCGAACTCGCGGACGGACTGGACGCGTTGGCACGGGGACACCGGTCCGGGGCGTCAATGCACGGACGGGTCGTGACCGGTGACCGGGACCTCGTCGGGCGGGGCCCGGTGTGGGTCTTCTCCGGGTACGGCAGTCAGTGGGCCGGGATGGGGCGCCGCTTGCTGGCCGAGGAACCCGCCTTCGCCGCCGCCGTGGAGAAGCTCGACGCGGAGTGCGGGCTGTCGCTGTACGAGCGGCTGTCATCGGGGTGCGCACTCGACCGGCTGGAGGTCGCCCAGCCCGTTCTCTTCGGACTCCAGGTGGCGCTCGCCGAGGTGTGGCGTTCCTACGGCGTCGAGCCCGCCGCCGTCATCGGCCACTCCCTGGGCGAGGTCGCCGCCGCGGTGTGCGCGGGCGCCCTCGACGTGTCGGAGGGGGCCAGGATCGTCGCCGTGCGGGCCCGGCTGCTGAGCGGGCTGCGGGGCGGGGCGATGGCGGTCGTCGACCTGGAGGACGGTGAACTCGACGCCCTGGCACGGGACTTCCCCGACGTCCACGTCGCCGTCCACTCCTCGCCGGGCCAGAAGGTCGTCACCGGCGCGGAACCGGCGGTGGCGCGGTTGGTGCGATGGCTGGAGGGACAGGGGCGGGCGGCCCGGTCCATGCGGGTGGTCGGGGCCGGTCACTCCCCCCAAGTCGAACCGCTCCTCGCGGAGTTGACCGAATCCCTGGCCGATCTGGGCGGTCGCGCGCCCCAAGTGCCCGTCTACTCCACCGTCCTGGACGACCCGCGCGGCGACAGTGTCTTCGACGCCGCCCACTGGGCCGCGAACCTGCGCCGGCCCGTACGGCTGGACCGGGCCGTCGCCGCGGCCGCCGCCGACGGTCACTCCGTCTTCGTCGAGATCTCGCCGCACCCGGTCCTGACGCGGGCCGTCACCGACACCACGCCCGGTGCCCTCGCGATCGGCACCCTCCGAAGGGACGGCGACGGCTGCGCGGACTTCCTCACCCAGCTGGGCTCGCTCTACTGCGCGGGCGGACGGCTGCCGCTCCCGGCCGGACGGGTCGTCGATCTGCCGGCGCCGCGCTGGAAGCATGTCCGGTACTGGTGGACGGACGGGCGGGGGGCGGTCCCCGCGAACGCACCGGCCGCCCCTGCCCAAGTGCGGGCCAGGAAACCCGACGCGGCGCAGGACACCTCCGTCGCCGGCCGCCTGTGCCATCACATCTCCACCGTCACCGGCCACCCCGCAGACCGGGTCACCCCCGCCACCGCGCTGGCCGACCTCGGGCTGGACTCCCTGATGGCGGTGCGGATCCGTACCGCCCTGGAGCGCGAGTTCGCCGTCGAACTGCCCCTGCGCGACCTGCTCGGCGCCACCACCGTCCAGGAACTGGCCGACCGGCTCCGGCCAGCCGTGCCGGCCGTGGTGCGCCCGCTCCGCGCCACCGGCGACCGTCCCCCGGTCTTCCTCGTGCACGCCGCCGGCGGCACGAGCGAGGTCTACCGGGCCCTGGCCGAACGCCTCGGCAACGAGCGGCCGGTGTACGGACTCGAACGCATCGAGGACGCCCGCACGGTGACCGAGAAGGCGCGCCGCTACGCCGAGGCCGTCACCGCCGTCCACCCCGACGGACCCTGTCTGCTGGGCGGTTGGTCCTTCGGCGGCTTCGTCGCCCAGGAGACCGCGCGCCAACTCGCCGCCGCGGGGCGGGAGGTGGAGCTCGTGGCGCTGATCGACTCCGTGCGGCCCCTCCCCCGGCCCGACCGCACACCGGGTGACCGGGTCCGCGCCCACTTCGAGGGGTTCGCCCGGCACGTCTCGGAGGTCTACGGGGTCCGGCTGGAGCTGCCGTACGACGAACTCCTCGCGATGGACGACGACGGCGAGCGGATCGACACCGTGCTCGGGATCCTGCGCGCCCGCGCCGAGGTGCCGGCCGCCGCCCTGGAGCACCAGCGCTCCTCCTACCTGGACCTGAGGATCGGCGAGGCCCACCGGCCGGGCCTTCACGAGGGGCCGGTGGTCCTGTACCGGGCCACGGAACCCGCCCCGCACACCGTGCGTGATCCGGCCTACGAACGCGACGACCAGGCGCTGGGCTGGGACGAGGTGTGCCCGGACCTGACCGTCGTGCCGGTCGCGGGACACCACCTGTCGCTGCTCGACCCGCCGCACGTCGACGAGATCGCCGCGCACCTGGGGCGAGAACTCGCCGCGAGAACCCGCTGA
- a CDS encoding fatty acyl-AMP ligase — MDSRRPPLAPAFRTLPEYLRHWAETTPERRAFTFVDHPAPGSRGVHRTLTWRRLDLRVRAVAARLAEEAEPGARVALLCPQGLEYVTGFLAALTAGLVAVPLYPPGLPGQDDRLTAVLADARPAVVLTTSRHLEQVRESGDRVVAVDEVPDAAAGDLEPVDGEVAYLQYTSGSTRTPAGVEIGHGNVVANARQALTAYGADAHPVTCVGWLPLYHDMGLVLSVAAPVVRGLLSVLMDPVAFLHEPARWLRLLSAHPRALSAAPNFAYDYCASTVTDAQKAELRLDGVFALINGSEPVRPTTADRFQAAFAEQGLGARTHCPSYGLAEATVFVSAARPGQPLRRFALDRDALAEGKALPARPDDPRAVLLAGCGAPAGQRIRIADPLSQAVLSEGEVGEIQVRGPNVGRGYFHHEEQSRRVFGADGWLRTGDLGTVLEGQLLVTGRLKDLIVVDGRNHYPQDVEATVQDTHPALRRDRLAAFGVAGGSGERVVVVAEHTRTTSLAELDVPALVRAVRAAVSARHGLRLADVVLVAPGTVPRTSSGKVSRALTRERYLAGAYAVGGAA, encoded by the coding sequence ATGGACAGCCGCCGTCCCCCGCTCGCCCCCGCCTTCCGCACGCTGCCGGAGTACCTGCGGCACTGGGCCGAGACCACGCCCGAGCGACGGGCGTTCACCTTCGTCGACCATCCCGCGCCCGGCTCGCGGGGCGTCCACCGCACCCTGACCTGGCGCCGGCTGGACCTGCGGGTCCGTGCCGTGGCCGCCCGGCTGGCGGAGGAGGCCGAGCCCGGGGCCCGGGTGGCGCTGCTGTGCCCCCAGGGGCTGGAGTACGTCACCGGGTTCCTGGCGGCGCTCACCGCGGGCCTCGTCGCCGTACCGCTGTATCCGCCGGGTCTGCCCGGACAGGACGACCGGCTCACGGCGGTGCTGGCCGACGCGCGGCCCGCCGTGGTCCTGACGACGAGCCGACACCTGGAGCAGGTAAGGGAGTCGGGCGACCGGGTCGTCGCCGTGGACGAGGTGCCGGACGCCGCCGCGGGCGACCTCGAGCCGGTGGACGGCGAGGTCGCCTACCTCCAGTACACCTCGGGGTCCACGCGCACCCCGGCGGGCGTGGAGATCGGGCACGGCAACGTCGTCGCCAACGCCCGTCAGGCACTGACCGCCTACGGCGCGGACGCGCACCCGGTGACGTGCGTGGGCTGGCTGCCGCTCTACCACGACATGGGACTCGTCCTGAGTGTCGCCGCCCCGGTCGTACGGGGGCTGCTGTCGGTGCTCATGGACCCGGTGGCCTTCCTGCACGAACCCGCCCGCTGGCTGCGGCTGTTGTCCGCGCATCCGCGGGCGCTGAGCGCGGCGCCCAACTTCGCCTACGACTACTGCGCCTCGACGGTGACCGACGCGCAGAAGGCGGAGCTGCGCCTGGACGGCGTCTTCGCGCTCATCAACGGCAGCGAACCGGTCCGCCCCACCACGGCCGACCGCTTCCAGGCGGCCTTCGCGGAGCAGGGGCTCGGCGCGCGGACGCACTGTCCTTCGTACGGCCTCGCCGAGGCGACCGTCTTCGTCAGCGCCGCCCGCCCGGGGCAGCCGCTGCGCCGGTTCGCGCTCGACCGGGACGCGCTCGCCGAGGGCAAGGCGCTGCCGGCGCGCCCCGACGATCCCAGGGCCGTCCTGCTGGCGGGCTGCGGTGCCCCGGCGGGACAGCGGATCCGGATCGCCGATCCCCTCTCGCAGGCCGTCCTGTCCGAGGGCGAGGTCGGTGAGATCCAGGTGCGGGGGCCCAACGTGGGCCGCGGCTACTTCCACCACGAGGAGCAGTCCCGGCGCGTCTTCGGCGCGGACGGCTGGCTGCGCACCGGTGACCTCGGGACCGTCCTGGAGGGGCAGTTGCTCGTCACCGGGCGGCTCAAGGACCTGATCGTCGTCGACGGCCGCAACCACTACCCGCAGGACGTGGAGGCCACCGTCCAGGACACGCATCCGGCACTGCGACGGGACCGGCTCGCCGCGTTCGGGGTGGCGGGCGGCTCGGGTGAGCGGGTGGTCGTGGTCGCCGAGCACACCCGGACCACCAGCCTCGCCGAGCTCGACGTACCGGCTCTGGTGCGGGCGGTGCGCGCGGCCGTGTCGGCCCGGCACGGACTGCGGCTCGCCGACGTCGTCCTGGTGGCGCCGGGCACCGTGCCCCGCACGTCCAGCGGCAAGGTGTCCCGGGCGCTCACGCGGGAGCGGTATCTCGCGGGCGCCTACGCGGTGGGCGGTGCCGCGTGA
- a CDS encoding acyl-CoA carboxylase subunit beta yields the protein MTTTRLPDRTADRVLALEARRARAVAGDRPRRRGKFGARERIDLLLDPGSFTETGLFVRARPTGDGTDRPYGDGVITGCGTIDGRPVCVFSQDSTVFGGSMGEAFGEKTVALMDLALRTGCPVIGLNDGGGARIQEGVVSLALYAELVRRNVQASGVIPQISVVLGPCAGGAAYSPAITDFTVMVDGASHMFVTGPDVIEAVTGERATAEELGGARTSNSLNGNAHFLAADETEALDTVRELLSYLPVNNLERPPSYAPLPPPSDIPLDEIVPDRLGQAYDMRDVLRAVVDDGELLEVQELFAPNIICALALVEGRSVGVVANQPLHAAGVLDIDASEKAARFVRFCDAFGIPLLTFADVPGYLSGVRQEQAGIIRRGAKLLYAYAEATVPKVTVVVRKAYGGGYAVMGSKHLGADINLAWPTARIAVMGAEGAVGVLHRRELAAADDPEALRARLVAAYEDTHGTPYLAAERGYVDAVIAPHDTRAHICRALRALRGKRAPMPERRHGNIPL from the coding sequence GTGACGACGACACGCCTGCCCGACCGCACCGCCGACCGCGTTCTCGCGCTGGAGGCCCGCCGGGCGCGGGCCGTGGCCGGGGACCGGCCCAGAAGACGCGGCAAGTTCGGCGCCCGCGAGCGGATCGACCTGCTGCTGGACCCCGGTTCGTTCACCGAGACCGGCCTGTTCGTGCGGGCCCGGCCGACCGGGGACGGCACCGACCGCCCCTACGGGGACGGGGTGATCACCGGGTGCGGCACCATCGACGGGCGGCCCGTCTGTGTGTTCTCCCAGGACTCCACGGTGTTCGGCGGGAGCATGGGCGAGGCCTTCGGCGAGAAGACGGTGGCCCTCATGGACCTCGCCCTGCGCACGGGGTGCCCGGTGATCGGACTCAACGACGGTGGCGGCGCCCGCATCCAGGAAGGGGTCGTCTCCCTCGCCCTCTACGCCGAGCTGGTGCGCCGCAACGTGCAGGCGTCCGGGGTGATCCCGCAGATCTCGGTCGTCCTCGGACCGTGTGCCGGCGGGGCCGCCTACTCCCCCGCCATCACCGACTTCACGGTCATGGTGGACGGCGCCTCGCACATGTTCGTCACCGGGCCCGACGTCATCGAGGCGGTCACCGGGGAACGCGCCACCGCCGAGGAACTGGGCGGCGCCCGCACCAGCAACTCCCTCAACGGCAACGCCCACTTCCTCGCCGCCGACGAGACCGAGGCCCTGGACACCGTACGGGAGCTGCTGTCGTACCTGCCCGTCAACAACCTGGAGCGGCCGCCGAGTTACGCGCCCCTGCCGCCGCCATCCGACATCCCGCTCGACGAGATCGTGCCGGACCGGCTCGGGCAGGCCTACGACATGCGGGACGTCCTGCGGGCGGTCGTCGACGACGGTGAACTCCTGGAGGTCCAGGAGCTGTTCGCGCCGAACATCATCTGCGCGCTGGCGCTCGTCGAGGGCAGGTCCGTCGGGGTGGTCGCCAACCAGCCGCTGCACGCGGCCGGGGTGCTGGACATCGACGCCTCCGAGAAAGCGGCGCGTTTCGTTCGGTTCTGCGACGCGTTCGGCATTCCGCTGCTGACCTTCGCGGACGTGCCGGGCTATCTCTCCGGGGTCCGGCAGGAGCAGGCCGGGATCATCCGGCGCGGCGCCAAGCTGCTGTACGCCTACGCCGAGGCGACCGTGCCGAAGGTGACGGTGGTGGTGCGCAAGGCGTACGGCGGCGGGTACGCGGTGATGGGCTCCAAGCACCTGGGCGCCGACATCAACCTCGCCTGGCCGACCGCGCGGATCGCGGTGATGGGTGCCGAGGGCGCGGTGGGCGTCCTGCACCGGCGGGAACTGGCCGCCGCCGACGACCCCGAGGCGCTGCGGGCCCGGCTGGTCGCCGCCTACGAGGACACCCACGGCACGCCCTATCTCGCCGCCGAGCGCGGCTACGTCGACGCCGTGATCGCCCCCCACGACACCCGCGCCCACATCTGCCGCGCCCTGCGTGCGCTGCGCGGCAAGCGTGCCCCGATGCCGGAGCGCCGGCACGGCAACATCCCGCTCTGA
- a CDS encoding DUF485 domain-containing protein: MSRHSTGLGGPPFPYETGPEAGLGGGERPSVSGRPEYQALRRAHRRFGVRATAVAVGGFLLYVLLSSFLPGLMNTPLSGHLTIGLALGLGQFVLMGVIVWRYLVHVRSNVTPVVRGLRGLVRHQEGEDRRQGAGGRRHGAFEARAGRHGEEFRPW; this comes from the coding sequence GTGTCACGGCATTCCACGGGGCTCGGCGGACCGCCGTTCCCCTACGAAACAGGCCCCGAAGCCGGTCTCGGCGGCGGCGAGCGGCCGTCGGTGTCCGGCCGGCCGGAGTATCAGGCGCTCCGCCGCGCCCACCGCCGGTTCGGTGTCCGGGCCACCGCCGTGGCCGTCGGCGGATTCCTCCTGTACGTCCTGCTGTCCAGCTTCCTGCCCGGCCTCATGAACACCCCCCTGAGCGGCCACCTCACGATCGGACTGGCCCTGGGGCTGGGGCAGTTCGTGCTGATGGGCGTGATCGTGTGGCGCTACCTCGTGCACGTGCGCAGTAACGTCACCCCGGTGGTCCGCGGTCTGCGCGGCCTGGTCCGGCACCAGGAGGGCGAGGACCGCCGCCAGGGCGCCGGAGGCCGCCGGCACGGCGCCTTCGAGGCGCGCGCCGGCCGGCACGGTGAGGAGTTCCGCCCGTGGTGA
- a CDS encoding cation acetate symporter, whose product MVTFGASVVDRLSLQLTLVLFLSVVVVTLFTALLTAPQRDEIGEFYLGNRVMSPLRNGLAMCGDYLSAATLLGSTGLVALTGYDGLLYLCGTAVAWMMVLLLIAEPLRNTGKFTLGDTLAIRLSRMQRPVRLALALCTLTITVLYLVAQLVGSVALLTQFTGEPSAATRTLCVVVIGTVVIVYAAIGGMPGATFIQVVKAVMLISGVTVTAVMVLHRFDWNVGNLLAAAADNSGQGARFLEPGLRYGGSVTSKLDFLSLQLAIVLGLAALPHVMMRLLAPKSVDVLRTSVVWAMGLVSLVCLAAGILGLGATAVLGSDTIARNDRTGNAAVLLLAHDLGGAVLTALLSCLAFVTLLAVAAGLTLAAASSLAHDLYGEVIRKGRATETEELAVARLAAAVIGILGMLLALISWGANSATLAFLAFAIAASAILPTLVFSLFWRRFTAQGALLSLCGGLLCSVVLVVLSPVVSSAPASLYPNVDFAWFPLQNPGIVSIPAGFLLGWLGSILSRPETKETYEDFEVRSLVGVD is encoded by the coding sequence GTGGTGACGTTCGGCGCCTCCGTCGTGGACCGCCTCAGCCTCCAGCTGACCCTGGTCCTGTTCCTGTCCGTGGTCGTCGTGACCCTGTTCACCGCGCTGCTGACCGCCCCCCAGCGCGACGAGATCGGCGAGTTCTACCTCGGCAACCGGGTGATGTCGCCGCTGCGCAACGGCCTGGCCATGTGCGGCGACTACCTGTCGGCCGCGACCCTCCTCGGCAGCACCGGCCTGGTCGCCCTGACCGGGTACGACGGACTGCTGTACCTGTGCGGCACCGCCGTCGCGTGGATGATGGTCCTGCTGCTGATCGCCGAACCCCTGCGGAACACCGGCAAGTTCACCCTCGGCGACACCCTCGCGATCCGTCTCTCCCGGATGCAGCGGCCGGTCCGGCTCGCCCTGGCACTGTGCACGCTGACCATCACCGTCCTCTATCTGGTCGCCCAACTCGTCGGCAGCGTGGCCCTGTTGACGCAGTTCACCGGCGAACCCAGCGCGGCCACCCGGACCCTGTGCGTCGTCGTCATCGGTACCGTCGTCATCGTCTACGCGGCCATCGGAGGCATGCCGGGCGCCACGTTCATCCAGGTCGTCAAGGCGGTCATGCTCATCTCCGGTGTCACCGTGACCGCCGTGATGGTGCTCCACCGCTTCGACTGGAACGTCGGGAACCTCCTCGCCGCCGCCGCGGACAACAGCGGTCAGGGCGCGCGGTTCCTGGAACCCGGCCTGCGCTACGGCGGCAGTGTCACCAGCAAACTCGACTTCCTCAGCCTCCAGTTGGCGATCGTGCTCGGCCTCGCCGCCCTCCCGCACGTGATGATGCGGCTGCTCGCCCCGAAGTCGGTCGACGTCCTGCGCACCTCGGTGGTGTGGGCGATGGGCCTGGTCAGCCTCGTCTGTCTGGCGGCCGGCATCCTCGGTCTCGGCGCCACCGCCGTCCTCGGCAGCGACACCATCGCGCGCAACGACCGCACCGGGAACGCCGCCGTCCTGCTGCTGGCGCACGACCTGGGCGGTGCCGTCCTGACCGCCCTGCTGTCCTGCCTGGCCTTCGTCACCCTCCTCGCGGTCGCCGCGGGCCTCACCCTGGCCGCCGCGTCCTCCCTCGCCCACGACCTCTACGGCGAGGTGATCCGCAAGGGCCGGGCCACCGAGACGGAGGAGCTGGCCGTGGCCCGGCTCGCGGCCGCCGTCATCGGCATCCTCGGCATGCTGCTCGCGCTGATCTCCTGGGGCGCCAACTCCGCGACCCTCGCCTTCCTCGCCTTCGCCATCGCCGCCTCCGCGATCCTCCCCACCCTCGTCTTCAGCCTCTTCTGGCGGCGCTTCACCGCGCAGGGCGCCCTTCTCAGTCTGTGCGGGGGCCTGCTCTGCTCGGTGGTCCTCGTCGTCCTCTCCCCGGTCGTCTCCTCGGCGCCCGCCTCGCTCTACCCGAACGTCGATTTCGCCTGGTTCCCCTTGCAGAATCCCGGAATCGTCTCGATCCCGGCCGGCTTCCTCCTCGGCTGGCTGGGTTCGATACTCAGCCGTCCCGAAACAAAGGAGACATACGAGGACTTCGAAGTACGCAGCCTCGTAGGGGTCGACTAG
- a CDS encoding YceI family protein translates to MNLFNRGTMFRRTDRAEPADVSQPPTGSSATATAVLPDPGLAALTGEWAIDPAHSRIGFSVRHAMVTTVRGAFLEYQSRLYFDGRDPSRSQAEIIVSTGSVDTGVEQRDGHLVGRDFLDSANYPRMRFVSTGVEVAGPDLYRMTGDLTIKSATRPVVLELTYIGHVTDPFGYQRAGFDGTTTINRSDWGLTYNSKLAEGGAMVSEKVRLQFDIAAIRTPPVG, encoded by the coding sequence ATGAACTTGTTCAACCGTGGCACCATGTTCCGTCGCACGGACCGCGCGGAACCCGCCGACGTCTCCCAGCCCCCCACCGGGTCGTCGGCCACTGCCACAGCCGTCCTTCCGGACCCCGGACTGGCGGCCCTGACCGGGGAATGGGCCATCGACCCCGCGCACAGCAGGATCGGCTTCTCCGTGCGTCACGCCATGGTGACCACCGTGCGCGGGGCGTTCCTGGAGTACCAGAGCCGCCTCTACTTCGACGGCCGCGACCCGTCCCGCTCGCAGGCGGAGATCATCGTGTCCACCGGGAGCGTCGACACCGGCGTGGAACAGCGGGACGGGCACCTGGTGGGCCGGGACTTCCTGGACTCCGCGAACTACCCGCGCATGCGGTTCGTCAGTACCGGCGTCGAGGTCGCGGGCCCGGACCTGTACCGGATGACGGGAGACCTCACCATCAAGTCCGCCACGCGTCCCGTGGTCCTGGAGCTGACCTACATAGGTCATGTCACCGACCCGTTCGGCTACCAGCGCGCCGGCTTCGACGGCACCACCACCATCAACCGCTCCGACTGGGGCCTGACCTACAACAGCAAGCTCGCCGAGGGCGGCGCGATGGTCAGCGAGAAGGTACGCCTCCAGTTCGACATCGCGGCGATCCGGACGCCCCCGGTCGGCTGA